Proteins encoded within one genomic window of Chrysemys picta bellii isolate R12L10 chromosome 6, ASM1138683v2, whole genome shotgun sequence:
- the LOC101948279 gene encoding spindle assembly abnormal protein 6 homolog isoform X5 — MAEQLFCKGVSAVISSAGCEKRRADIRLTVEICTSSSPIHKKELTVRITDDADPLFLYSVAIGEEDFQSLKSQQGLLVDFSAFPQKFIDLLEQCILEQGKQVPRFLIQLVTSSPALDCMPACLNVVETNPFKHLTHLSLKLLAGSDSDIKKYLAVCIKNLKMENSMLEDKLHRSEEGLSKRLTVTQQALAEKSKELDKLQNEWTSQTTSLTNKYSREITAEKEKVLRIQAQYQLQHEQQKKEMEATCNRKVHHLETRVSEFETVNKDLTEKKYKSESSIRELKSKFAGLEEEYQRAKQEVLSLRRENSTLDTECHEKEKLLNQLRTRIAVLEQEVKDKEQVVIRSTDVCESAQEHKKKLEESLEMKQLQIGKFETTVKSISEELLKANEIIKKLQGEMKKLMEKMKLKNAVTLQQEKIIGEKEQTLQKERLELLNVKQALQQKEEEVFKLQEQLDITVQKLEESKQLLKTNENVISWLNKQLNENKIASMHGASGHSDMPCAGSVTNSAALQNGLQMYCHIRNRHYPVCETAEPRTEFSRKVSITGIHLDNGNCQQCRKFSVLSSCSFFLMFYHFRINRKRYVASIQYMLAHNVNKKGLRIVSKIVNGETLNEV; from the exons ATGGCAGAGCAGCTCTTCTGTAAGGGGGTGTCCGCGGTAATCAGCAGCGCGGGCTGCGAGAAGAG GAGGGCTGATATAAGGCTAACTGTTGAAATTTGTACATCATCAAGTCCTATCCATAAGAAG GAACTTACTGTGCGTATTACAGATGATGCAGATCCATTATTCTTGTATTCTGTTGCTATAGGAGAGGAAGATTTTCAGAG TTTAAAGAGCCAACAAGGATTGCTTGTAGATTTTTCAGCTTTTCCCCAGAAATTCATTGATTTGTTAGAACAATGCATTTTGGAACAAGGAAAACAAGTGCCTCG GTTTTTAATTCAACTTGTAACATCTTCCCCAGCATTGGATTGCATGCCTGCATGTTTAAATGTAGTGGAAACCAATCCATTCAAACATCTCACTCACTTGTCTCTAAAGCTTTTGGCAGGAAGTGACAGTGACATCAAGAAATATCTTGCCGTCTGCATTAAAAATTTAAAG ATGGAAAACAGTATGTTGGAAGATAAGCTACACAGATCAGAAGAGGGACTTTCAAAAAGACTAACTGTAACACAGCAG gctttGGCAGAAAAAAGTAAGGAACTGGATAAACTGCAAAATGAATGGACATCACAGACCACTTCATTGACTAACAAGTACTCCCGAGAAATCACAGCAGAAAAGGAGAAAGTGCTACGG ATTCAAGCACAGTACCAGCTTCAGCATGAACAGCAAAAGAAAGAGATGGAAGCAACTTGCAACAGAAAAGTACATCACTTAGAAACCAGGGTATCTGAATTTGAAACTGTTAATAAGGATCTCACAGAGAAAAAATACAAGTCTGAATCTTCTATAAGGGAGCTGAAATCCAAATTTGCAGGACTTGAAGAG GAGTATCAGAGGGCAAAACAAGAAGTTCTGTCCCTCCGAAGAGAAAATTCAACTCTTGACACAGAGTGCCATGAAAAGGAGAAACTCCTAAACCAGCTAAGAACACGGATTGCAGTCCTAGAACAAGAAGTGAAGGATAAAGAGCAAGTAGTAATAAGAAGCACAGATGTCTGTGAAAGTGCACAGGAACACAAG AAAAAGTTGGAAGAATCTCTGGAGATGAAACAGCTTCAAATTGGAAAATTTGAAACCACTGTGAAGTCTATTTCTGAGGAACTTCTGAAA GCTAATGAAATTATCAAAAAGCTCCAGGGAGAGATGAAGAAACTAATGGAGAAGATGAAGTTAAAAAATGCAGTGACACTGCAACAAGAAAAAATAATAGGGGAAAAAGAGCAAACCCTTCAAAAGGAGAGATTGGAGCTGCTTAATGTGAAACAGGCCCTTCAACAAAAAGAGGAAGAG GTCTTTAAGTTGCAAGAGCAGCTGGACATCACTGTTCAGAAATTGGAAGAAAGCAAACAGCTGCTGAAAACTAATGAGAATG TAATTTCCTGGCTAAATAAACAACTGAATGAGAATAAAATTGCATCTATGCATGGGGCATCAGGTCACAGTGATATGCCATGTGCTGGAAGTGTCACCAATTCAGCAGCCTTGCAGAATGGCCTG CAGATGTACTGCCATATTAGAAACAGACATTATCCTGTCTGTGAGACTGCTGAACCCAGGACAGAGTTTTCCAGAAAGGTGTCCATTACTGGTATACATCTGGACAATGGAAATTGTCAGCAGTGCAGAAAATTTAGTGTGTTATCTTCATGCAGTTTCTTCCTGATGTTTTATCACTTCAGAATCAACAGGAAAAGATATGTAGCCTCTATCCAGTACATGTTGGCTCATAATGTAAACAAGAAAGGATTAAGAATTGTAAGTAAAATAGTCAATGGAGAAACATTAAATGAAGTCTGA